The following proteins are encoded in a genomic region of Corylus avellana chromosome ca4, CavTom2PMs-1.0:
- the LOC132179549 gene encoding mitogen-activated protein kinase homolog D5 has product MDGAGAPAQPADAEMTEAQPEAQQHSAMGAENISATLSHGGKFIQYNIFGNIFEVTAKYKPPIMPIGKGAYGIVCSSLNSETNEHVAIKKIANAFDNKIDAKRTLREIKLLRHMDHENVVAIRDIIPPPQRDTFNDVYIAYELMDTDLHQIIRSNQALSEEHCQYFLYQILRGLKYIHSANVLHRDLKPSNLLLNANCDLKICDFGLARVTSETDFMTEYVVTRWYRAPELLLNSSDYTAAIDVWSVGCIFMELMDRKPLFPGRDHVHQLRLLMELIGTPSESDFGFLNENAKRYIRQLPLHRRQSFTEKFPHVHPAAIDLVEKMLTFDPRQRITVEDALAHPYLTSLHDISDEPVCTTPFSFDFEQHALTEEQMKELIYREALAFNPEYQHQ; this is encoded by the exons atggacgGGGCAGGAGCGCCAGCTCAGCCGGCAGACGCCGAGATGACGGAGGCGCAGCCCGAGGCACAGCAGCATTCGGCGATGGGGGCGGAGAACATATCGGCGACGTTAAGTCACGGGGGGAAGTTTATTCAGTACAACATCTTCGGGAACATCTTCGAGGTCACTGCCAAGTACAAGCCCCCAATCATGCCCATCGGGAAAGGCGCATACGGCATCgtttg CTCCTCGTTGAACTCGGAGACGAACGAGCACGTGGCGATAAAGAAGATCGCGAATGCGTTCGACAACAAGATCGACGCCAAGAGGACTCTCCGGGAGATCAAACTGCTTCGCCACATGGATCATGAAAAC GTTGTTGCAATCAGGGATATAATACCACCCCCACAGAGGGATACTTTTAATGATGTCTATATCGCATATGAGCTAATGGACACTGACCTGCACCAAATTATTCGCTCCAATCAAGCATTGTCTGAGGAGCATTGTCAG TATTTCCTGTATCAGATCCTCCGTGGACTGAAATACATACATTCTGCAAATGTGCTGCACAGGGACTTAAAACCCAGCAATCTTCTTTTAAATGCCAATTGTGActtaaaaatatgtgattttggACTAGCTCGTGTCACCTCCGAAACTGATTTTATGACAGAATATGTCGTCACAAGATGGTACCGTGCACCAGAGCTGTTATTGAACTCTTCAGATTACACTGCAGCTATTGATGTATGGTCAGTTGGTTGTATTTTCATGGAATTGATGGATCGAAAGCCCTTATTTCCTGGCAGAGATCACGTGCACCAGCTACGTTTGCTTATGGAG CTGATTGGCACCCCATCAGAGTCTGACTTCGGATTCTTAAATGAAAATGCTAAACGATATATTCGGCAACTCCCACTTCACCGTCGGCAGTCCTTCACTGAAAAGTTTCCACATGTTCATCCCGCAGCTATTGATCTTGTTGAAAAGATGTTAACATTTGATCCCAGACAGAGGATTACGG TTGAAGACGCATTGGCTCATCCCTACTTAACATCACTGCACGATATCAGTGATGAGCCTGTTTGCACGACTCCCTTCAGCTTTGACTTTGAGCAGCATGCACTGACTGAGGAACAGATGAAGGAGTTGATCTACCGAGAGGCTCTTGCATTTAACCCCGAGTATCAACACCAGTAA
- the LOC132178236 gene encoding uncharacterized protein LOC132178236, which produces MDSYSSALEKTVMPTNVDAISSSSHWQNPPSGWVKANWDAGVNQRTGRVGLGVVIRDHHGKMWVARSLTRLGFMDHRAAETLAASMAVKLGTEMGFRKIQLEGDAKVEEVDTNKDGIEWGEFL; this is translated from the coding sequence ATGGACTCATATAGTTCAGCTCTTGAGAAGACAGTTATGCCGACCAACGTTGAtgccatttcttcttcttcccactGGCAAAATCCTCCTTCTGGGTGGGTAAAGGCCAATTGGGACGCCGGAGTCAATCAACGCACAGGCCGTGTGGGACTTGGTGTCGTCATTCGGGATCACCATGGGAAAATGTGGGTGGCGAGGAGTTTAACGCGATTGGGATTTATGGACCATAGAGCAGCAGAAACTTTAGCTGCTTCCATGGCAGTTAAGCTGGGTACTGAGATGGGGTTCAGAAAGATCCAGCTGGAGGGTGATGCGAAGGTGGAGGAGGTTGACACAAACAAGGATGGGATCGAATGGGGGGAGTTTTTATGA
- the LOC132178237 gene encoding uncharacterized protein LOC132178237: MGLSKTQGGMGFRDLVCFNKALLAKQIWRLWKAPENLIAQIMKAKYYPNSTVLDAPLGNRPSFAWRSIQGASDLVKDGLVWRVGNGKSIHIWKDKWLPRPPMYTVYSPPLLFDPNATNISNAEKHFLWRACHESLPTKANLCNRKVTRDPICPVCEREAETTFHVLWQCPAAQDTWSAGCRKFQKSCFEGPFFLPVVEGMLRVCGQQEFALFAGIARRLWLRRNALIHEGDFLHPNILVQQAT; the protein is encoded by the exons ATGGGGCTATCAAAGACTCAGGGAGGTATGGGCTTTCGGGACCTAGTTTGTTTTAACAAAGCCCTGTTGGCAAAACAAATATGGCGTCTATGGAAAGCACCAGAAAACCTTATTGCACAAATCATGAAGGCCAAGTATTATCCGAATAGCACGGTCCTTGACGCCCCTCTAGGGAACCGGCCTTCGTTCGCGTGGCGGAGTATCCAAGGGGCTAGTGATCTAGTCAAAGATGGCCTTGTGTGGAGAGTGGGAAATGGCAAATCAATCCACATATGGAAGGACAAATGGCTCCCTAGACCGCCTATGTATACGGTGTATTCTCCTCCTTTACTATTTGACCCGAATGCCACA AACATTTCAAATGCAGAGAAGCATTTTCTCTGGCGAGCCTGTCATGAGAGTTTGCCTACAAAAGCAAACCTCTGTAATCGGAAGGTGACTAGAGACCCTATTTGTCCTGTCTGTGAGCGGGAGGCGGAGACCACCTTCCATGTGCTGTGGCAGTGTCCTGCGGCCCAAGATACTTGGAGTGCGGGGTGCAGAAAATTCCAGAAGAGTTGTTTTGAAGGACCTTTCTTTCTTCCAGTGGTGGAAGGAATGTTGAGGGTTTGTGGCCAACAAGAATTTGCTCTGTTTGCTGGAATTGCCCGTCGTCTTTGGCTCAGGCGTAATGCGCTGATTCATGAAGGGGATTTCCTACATCCAAACATTCTCGTCCAGCAAGCAACCTAG
- the LOC132177385 gene encoding stearoyl-[acyl-carrier-protein] 9-desaturase, chloroplastic-like, whose amino-acid sequence MAVTLNYFAFQSIPSVALLPASAKRSPMFSMTSTLYSNSKGKAMSLGHGNVNAVYPMLPEKVEIFKSMEEWVKSDILTLLKSVEKSWQPQDFLPNPTSYGFVEQVNELRERTKDIPDDYFVVLVGDMITEEALPTYQALINGTEVFHDETGSDNTPWATWARGWSAEENRHGDLLNKYLYLSGRVDMKQVEKTTQYLIGSGMDVGTRTNPYFFTIYASFQERATFISHGNTAKLAMKHGDEKLAQICGTIAADEKRHETAYTKIIGKLFELDPNETVIAFADMMRRKILMPAHLMYDGYDENLFDHFANVASRIGVYTARDYGNILEHLVAKWNVEKLIGLSGEGRAAQDYVCGLAQRLRR is encoded by the exons ATGGCTGTAACGCTCAACTACTTTGCCTTTCAATCCATTCCTTCAGTTGCTCTTCTACCTGCAAGTGCTAAGAGATCTCCCATGTTTTCTATGACTTCCACTCTGTACTCCAACTCTAA aggGAAAGCAATGTCTTTAGGTCATGGTAATGTTAACGCAGTCTATCCCATGCTACCAGAAAAGGTTGAAATCTTCAAATCCATGGAGGAGTGGGTCAAGAGTGACATCTTAACTCTCCTAAAATCTGTTGAAAAATCTTGGCAACCACAAGACTTTTTGCCAAATCCTACCTCATATGGATTCGTTGAGCAAGTCAATGAACTCAGGGAGAGAACAAAGGACATTCCGGACGACTACTTTGTTGTCCTAGTTGGCGATATGATCACGGAAGAAGCCCTTCCAACTTACCAAGCACTTATCAATGGCACGGAAGTTTTTCACGATGAAACGGGTAGCGATAACACACCTTGGGCAACATGGGCAAGGGGATGGAGTGCAGAAGAAAACAGGCATGGTGATCTTCTCAACAAATACCTCTATCTTTCCGGACGAGTGGATATGAAACAAGTCGAGAAGACAACACAATATCTAATTGGATCAGGAATG GATGTTGGCACTAGGACAAATCCCTACTTTTTTACTATCTACGCATCGTTTCAAGAAAGAGCAACATTTATCTCCCATGGAAATACAGCCAAGCTTGCCATGAAGCACGGGGACGAAAAGCTTGCCCAAATATGTGGCACAATTGCCGCAGATGAGAAGCGCCATGAAACTGCTTATACCAAAATAATTGGGAAGCTTTTCGAGCTTGATCCAAATGAAACTGTCATAGCCTTTGCCGACATGATGAGGAGGAAAATATTAATGCCAGCCCACTTAATGTACGACGGTTACGATGAAAATCTTTTTGATCACTTTGCAAATGTTGCCTCTCGGATTGGTGTGTACACGGCCAGGGACTATGGAAATATATTGGAACATTTGGTGGCTAAATGGAACGTTGAAAAACTAATTGGACTTTCAGGGGAGGGACGAGCAGCCCAGGACTATGTATGTGGATTAGCTCAAAGATTAAGAAGGTAG